The Capra hircus breed San Clemente chromosome 25, ASM170441v1, whole genome shotgun sequence nucleotide sequence TTGGACGAGCTGCGAGGAGAGGGGCGGAGCCTTAAGCCTGAGCCAAGATGGCGGCTGCGAAGTCAACCCCCACGGACTCGCTCTCGTTCTGCCTCGCGCAGCTCACGGCGGCGGCCGGGGAGGGTCTAGGTGGGGGAAAGGACACAGCTACCAGCGAGACACCCTTGGGCCGTGCGCTCTTAGCCCTCCGTACGCGCCACGTCAAGGCAGCCGGGGGAATAGAGCGCTTCCGGGCACGCGGCGGGCTCCGCCCCCTTCTCGCGCTGCTACGGCGAGCGGCTGCAGCGGGTCCCGCCCCGTCCCAGGGTGGCGCAGGCTCCGCCCCCTCGTCGGTCGAGTCAGCGGCTTCTTCTGGCCCCGCCCCTTCGCCGGGCTCCGCCCCCTCTTCTGCGTCACCAGCGACACCCTCGCCGCCAGCGCGCCTGCGCAAGACGCTGGACTTGGCGCTCAGCATCCTAGCCAACTGCTGTACTGAAGGGGCGTGCCGAGCTGAAGTGCGCAGACTCGGAGGCATTCTCCCATTGGGTAAGTGCTCCGCCCTCACTTCCTAGAAGGTTTCCACCCATACCTCTGTCTGGACCTGGGCGGAGTCTCGAGTTCTTTGTGCTGCAACCTGAAGGATTGTGCTTTAGGACGGCGCAGCGCCCTCAGTTTTCTTGTTGTCGAGATACGTGACGTCACTTCTCTTTCTAGAAATTATATGCTAGCCCTCCTAGATCCGATAATTACAGCTAATTACCTGAGTATTGCTTAAGGATCACCTCTCTCGCAtctgggctcagttcagttcagttcagtcgctcagtcgtgtccgactctttgcgaccccatgaatcgcagcacaccagggttccctgtccatcaccaactcccagagttcactcagactcacgtccatcgagtcagtgatgccatccagccatctcatcctcggtcgtccccttctcctcctgcccccaatccctcccagcatcagagtcttttccaatgagtcaactcttcgcatgaggtggccaaagtactggagtttcagctttagcatcattccttccaaagaaatcccaggactgatcttcagaatcgactggttggatctccttgcagtccaagggactctcaagagtcttctccaacaccacagttcaaaagcatcaattcttcggcgctcagctttcttcatagtccaactctcacatccatacatgactactggaaaaaccatagccttgactagatgaaccttagtcggcaaagtaatgtctctgcttttgaatatgctatctaggttggtcataacttttcttccaaggagtaagcgtcttttaatttcatggctgcagtcaccatctgcagtgatttttggagcccccgaaaataaagtctgatgctgtttccccatctatttcccatgaagtgataatgGAGGCCAAGAGGTTATTTGGTGACTTTGAAATGATTCTTAGTCTTCATGTTCATAGCAGGCACTCAGTGCCTGCTGGGTCTAGCCTTGTGCAGAGCTCTGAAATCCCATTTGATGAGCTAGACTTCAGGTGTAGTGCTTCAGAAAGTGGGCTCTGCAGTCAGCTAGACCCATCAGAGACTAGGATTGTAAAATGGGGTAATAATAACtaccttaaaaaattggaatagggagaaaataaaatacaaagacgGAGCACAGATACTCAACTGGTACTCCCAGTTATTAAAAACTAGCACGTTAAGAACAAATCCTGGaaatccctggtggtctaatggttaggacttggtgctttcactgctgggaccCAGGTTCCATACCTGGTCGGAACTGCAAGCCTCCAGgcaggcacagccaaaaactagAACAAATCCTAAGCCAGTGTTATAACTACAAATGGAATGTAACCTTTAAAATTTGGGAATCactatactgaactgaactgatattgtacATCTGTAACTTATACAGTGTACATTTGTAACTTATACAATagtgcttctcaggtggctcagtggtaaagaatctgcctcccaaatgcaggagatgtgtgttcaatccctaggcccggaaaatcccctggaggaggaactagccacccactctagtattcttgcctggaaaatcccatgcacagaggagcctgtcaggctgcagtccctggggtcacaaggagtcagacacaactgagcaacagagcacacaacttttataatattgtgcattatcttcatttcagtttttcaaataaGAACAAACCCAGAAGATAGCAAGCTTTTCTGTTTACCGGCTAAATTGGCGCCTTCTAGTGGCAACATTGTGAACACAGCGTTCTTCTTCATTGCCTGCCAGCTATAAACTTAGGcctattttaataaaatctttattttttttgataaagtaaaatattattttcagttttcataaAATGTATCTGGACCATAATGTATTTGACAAGGGGCCTGGCGCATTAAGTCctcaataaatacacattttgttgttagtgtataacCCCATCATTCATTCACTGTTCTGTACTTTAAATATCTCCTGAATCCATGCCACTGCCTTGCCTTCTTCCATCACATGCCCAGAGACTGTGCCGGGCTGTGCTGGTATCTGGGTCAGCCCATCTTCTTGCTGTTGCGACAGCTTCTGGGTTGCTCCCTCTGCCTTACCGTTTCCCCCTGTAATCCATTCTCCTCGTGACTGCCAATTTAGATCATGTCATGTCCATTCTTAGAACCCTGTATGGCTCCCAGTGCCCTCACATTCAAGTCTTCATCTCTTGACCTGACAAGGCGCTTCGTGAAGTCATAACATAAACACTAGATCTCATTTTTGGGCCTTTGCAAATGGTGCTACCAAACCCGAAATGTCCCTTAACACTCCCATCCACCATCCACCTAGCAAACACCTACCTATCGAACCTTCCAGATCCCGCAAGTGTTAGGCCTATTCTGGAGGCCTTCCCTGACTCTCTGAGgccacattctttttaaaaaaatttacttattttaattggaggctaattactttatagtattgtagtggtttttgccatacattgacatgaatcagccatggatgtacatgcgtcccccatcctgaacccccctcccacctccctccccatcccatccctcagggtcatcccagtgcaccggccctgagctcCCTGTCCTGAGGCCACATTCTTGAGGTGATTAAGGAGAGAGACAAGAAGGAGTAGAACCCTCAAGAGGCCAAACTCTCTTGCAGTGACTATTCTTCAGTGTGTGAAGACAGACAGCATCCAGAACCGAACCGCCCGTGCTCTGGGGAACTTAGCCATGGAACCTGAGAGCTGCGGGGACATCCACTGTGCTGGTGAGCATGCTTTGAGGGTGGAGCCAGCTGGGGCTTGGGGATGAAAGAAGGGATGGGGGGGCGGGGGTCTGTCCTCACTCACCCTCCATCTCCTCCCTCACCCCAAGGTGCTGTTCCCCTGCTCGTGGAGAGCCTGACGGCCTTCCAGGACTCCCAGTGCCGCCAGAGTGTGGTCCGTGCCCTCCGCAACCTGGCAGACTCACCCCAGCACCGCCTGGCCCTGGCCCAGCAGGGAGCGGTGCGCCCACTGGCTGAACTTCTGGCTGCAGCGCCAGATCCTGCACTGACCTTGGCCTTGGTCCGTGCCCTCCTGGAGCTGAGTCGAGGCTGCTCCCGGGCCTGTGCTGAGCAGCTCAGTCTGGGTGGGGGACTCGGCCCACTGGTTGGCCTGGCCTCCCATCCCAAAAGAGCCGTGCGTGAGGCTACCATCTTGATCCTCGCCAACTTGTGCGCCCAGGGCCTGGTGCGGCCTGCCCTGGGCAATGCTGGGGGCGTGGAGGTGCTGTTGGGTGAACTCCGGCGGCGCCGGGGCCTCAACGGGGCAAGCCCAGCCTCCCAGCAGCCGCTGGTGCGGGCTGTGTGTCTGCTGTGCCGGGAGGCTATCAACCGGGCCCGGCTGCGAGATGCTGGGGGGTTGGAGCTGTTGATGGGCTTGCTGCGGGATCCCCGTGCCAGCGCCTGGCACCCTCGTGTGGTGGCTGCCCTTGTGGGCTTCTTGTATGATACAGGGGCCCTGGGCCGGCTTCAAGCTCTGGGATTGGTACCTCTCCTGGCTGGGCAGCTGTGTGGTGAGGCTGGTgatgaggaagaagagggaagagaagctgcttcctgggacttccctgaggagagGACCCCAGAGCGGGCAGAGGCTGGAAGCTTCCGAAGCCTCCAGTGAGTTCCCACCTGATGCTGTGGGGTGAGGCCTCTTCACTACCCTCactcaccctgcccccacccattCTGTCTTTGTAAGACTTTGATTCTGACTCCTAATACCTTGTTCTCACTGAACATGGCTGCCTTCCAGACCCCAAATACACCTCTTCTCTCTTGGAGCCACCTTTGTTTGACCTTGGCTCTCTGCAGATGGCACAGTgataaacaacccacctgccagtgcaagagatgcaagacacctgggttcaatccctcaggaagatcccctggaggagggcgtggccaaccactccaatattctcacctggagaatcccatggacagaggagcctggcaggctgtggcccatagtgtcgcaaagagacacgactgaaggggctTAGCCTGCGTGCGAGCATGCCCGCGTGCTGGGCCTCTTTGGTTACTGTTCCTTGTGCCCAGGGCACTCCTCTGAGATGCCTTGATTAGATCTTATATTCATGGGGACTTGATTTAAAACATCAGCTCTTTCcttaccacctggaaagctcagcCCCCCACCCTGTGTTTCTGTTCcgttttattttttctccacgCATATCACTTCACACCACGCTGAATAGAAACTCTAGAAGGTCTTgatctttttttgcttttgcttctctgtagTACCTGAAACGCTCTTAGCATACACTAGCCAATAGGCAGTCAGGAATTGCTGGAtgggggctgggtgggtgggtgttggGATTCCCTTTTTCCCCTGTCCCCCTCAGGCTGCCTTCTCTtctggcctcagtctcctcttGGAGTACCGCTCGTTTGACCTGCTCCCTCCCCTCGGCTCTAGGTTCCATATCCTTTCTCCCCACTGCAGGTCCTGGCTGATCTCCGAGGGTTATGCTGCAGGCCCGGGAGACATCTCTCCCGACTGGTCCCCGGAGTGCTGTCCGCCGCCGCCGGAACCGACAGATCTGACCAGCCCCACCTCGCTGCGGACGCCCCGCGCCCTGCGCCCGCCTGGCCGCAGCCCCACCGCCTCTGCCGCCGAGGAGCCCTGGGGCCGCGAGGGGCCGGCGCTGCTGTTGCTGTCGCGCTTCTCCCAGGCTCCCGACCCCAGCGGGGCGCTGGTGACCGGCCCGGCCCTGTGCGGCCTGCTGGCCTACGTGACGGGCGCGCCGGGCCCGCCGAGCCCCCGCGCGCTGCGCATCCTGGCGCGGCTCACCTGCAACCCCGCCTGCCTGGAGGCCTTCGTGCGCAGCTACGGGGCGGCGCTACTGCGCGCCTGGCTGGTGCTCGGCGTCGCCCCCGACGACTGGCCGGCGCTGCGCACGCGGCCAGCCCGCCGCAGCCAGCACCAGCACCGGGAGCTGGGTGGGTCCTGCGTGGGTCCTGCGCCCTTCTCACCCTTCCCTTCCCACTGCGCCTCACCTGCTCTCTCACCGCCATCCCTGGGAACAACAGCCACCAAGTGGCGGCCGGGAAGGATTCTCTTCTCCATTGCCCCCGCACATAGTTCTTCAACCTCTGACTGTGTATTGGGGCCCAGGGACCCCAGCACCAGGCTTGGCCCAAACAGTTTAGAATCTGCCTCTCCTTCCTCAGTCTCTTCTTATTTCCCCGTATTCCTAACTTCTGCACTGTCCTTGACTCCACTGGGCAGCTCAGGCACGACGTCTTCCCAGGCTCACATCCTCTGAAAGTCCCCTTGCAACCCTGCCAGGGACTGCCCAATCCTCTGTGCCCTGTTTTGGCCCTTGAGGGCCCAGAGTCATTCCCTGACCATCCCACTTCCTGTTCTGGCCCT carries:
- the ARMC5 gene encoding armadillo repeat-containing protein 5 translates to MAAAKSTPTDSLSFCLAQLTAAAGEGLGGGKDTATSETPLGRALLALRTRHVKAAGGIERFRARGGLRPLLALLRRAAAAGPAPSQGGAGSAPSSVESAASSGPAPSPGSAPSSASPATPSPPARLRKTLDLALSILANCCTEGACRAEVRRLGGILPLVTILQCVKTDSIQNRTARALGNLAMEPESCGDIHCAGAVPLLVESLTAFQDSQCRQSVVRALRNLADSPQHRLALAQQGAVRPLAELLAAAPDPALTLALVRALLELSRGCSRACAEQLSLGGGLGPLVGLASHPKRAVREATILILANLCAQGLVRPALGNAGGVEVLLGELRRRRGLNGASPASQQPLVRAVCLLCREAINRARLRDAGGLELLMGLLRDPRASAWHPRVVAALVGFLYDTGALGRLQALGLVPLLAGQLCGEAGDEEEEGREAASWDFPEERTPERAEAGSFRSLQSWLISEGYAAGPGDISPDWSPECCPPPPEPTDLTSPTSLRTPRALRPPGRSPTASAAEEPWGREGPALLLLSRFSQAPDPSGALVTGPALCGLLAYVTGAPGPPSPRALRILARLTCNPACLEAFVRSYGAALLRAWLVLGVAPDDWPALRTRPARRSQHQHRELGEMLLQNLTVQAESPFGVGALTHLLLSGSPEDRVACALTLPFICRKPSLWRRLLLDQGGLRLLLSALTRPAPHPLFLFFAADSLSCLQGLVSPTGSPAVLPAIPLDLDPPSPCLYEPLLGPAPMPAPDLHFLLDSGLRLPAQRAASATASPFFRALLAGSFAEAQMDLVPLRGLSPSAAWPILHHLHGCRGCGAALGPVPPPGQPLLGSEAEEALEAAGRFLLPGLEEELEEAVGRIHLGPQGGPESVGEVFRLGRPRLAAHCARWTLGPGQCPRKRALALVGLVEAAGEEAGPLTEALLAVVMGVESGGKGPNLD